The proteins below come from a single Epinephelus moara isolate mb chromosome 19, YSFRI_EMoa_1.0, whole genome shotgun sequence genomic window:
- the fbxo9 gene encoding F-box only protein 9 isoform X8: MGGTIEDEDEGSDDPNLQQELNAFRAQWMSELKPSSDMSGLNSRMLRSKGLKRAQDIAMEEKATELFLRAVEEEQNGAVYEAIKFYRMAMQLVPDIEFKINYSRPSDADRVGGNYMEDNDVDGEIEDLLAYFEQQLTLESFPKICTPELDLTQMHISALPREILMYIFRWVVSSDLDMRALEQLSLVCRGFYICARDPEIWHSACLRVWGRNCTKLVPFKSWREMFLQRPRVRFDGVYISKTSYIRQGEESLDGFYRAWHHVEYYRYLRFFPDGFVIMLTTPEDPLSIVPRLRTKNIRMDSALLGHFRLSQETDNQTKVFAVVCKKKEEKATEFQRNRFCRRNPAPEAEHNFHVGLHLSSGGRQSFSKLVWIHHSCHITYKLTGETVITAFDLDSMYTPFFFARVKSYTAFSEQPL; the protein is encoded by the exons ATGGGAGGTACTATCgaggatgaagatgaaggaTCAGATGACCCAAATCTTCAG CAGGAGCTCAATGCGTTCAGAGCTCAATGGATGTCCGAACTCAAACCGAGCTCTGACATGAGTGGACTGAACAGCCGAATGCTGCGATCGAAAGGTCTGAAGAGGGCACAAGATATCGCCATGGAAGAGAAA GCCACAGAGCTGTTCTTGAGAGCTGTTGAGGAGGAGCAGAATGGAGCTGTCTATGAGG CTATCAAGTTCTATCGCATGGCTATGCAGCTTGTGCCTGACATTGAGTTTAAAATCAACTACAGCCGTCCTTCTGATGCAGACCGAGTTGGAGGAAACTA CATGGAAGACAATGATGTTGATGGTGAGATCGAGGATCTACTTGCCTACTTCGAGCAGCAGCTCACACTGGAAAGCTTTCCAAAGATCTGCACTCCTGAGTTGGATTTGACTCAGATGCACATTTCAG CCTTGCCGCGGGAAATCCTGATGTACATATTTCGTTGGGTAGTGTCGAGTGATCTGGACATGCGAGCCCTGGAGCAGCTCTCTTTGGTTTGCCGCGGGTTTTACATTTGTGCAAG GGACCCTGAGATTTGGCACTCAGCCTGTCTAAGAGTGTGGGGACGGAACTGCACCAAACTGGTGCCCTTCAAATCCTGGAGGGAGATGTTTCTGCAAAGGCCTCGTGTCCGTTTTGATG GTGTTTACATCAGCAAGACATCATACATTCGTCAAGGAGAGGAATCCCTGGATGGATTTTACAGGGCTTGGCATCATGTTGAGTACTACAG GTACCTCCGGTTCTTCCCTGACGGCTTCGTCATCATGCTGACCACCCCTGAGGACCCTCTGTCCATTGTTCCTCGCTTGCGTACCAAGAACATCAG AATGGATTCTGCTCTGCTCGGTCATTTCCGTCTGTCACAGGAGACAGATAATCAAACCAAAGTTTTTGCTGTTGTCTGCAAGAAAAAGGAGGAG AAAGCGACCGAGTTTCAAAGGAATCGGTTCTGCAGGCGGAACCCAGCTCCGGAGGCTGAACACAACTTCCACGTGGGACTACATCTGTCCTCTGGGGGGCGTCAGAGTTTCAGTAAGCTGGTGTGGATCCACCACTCCTGCCACATCACTTACAA GCTCACCGGGGAAACAGTTATCACAGCGTTTGACCTGGACAGCATGTACACACCCTTCTTCTTTGCACGCGTGAAGAGTTACACTGCTTTCTCCGAGCAGCCTCTTTAA
- the fbxo9 gene encoding F-box only protein 9 isoform X3 translates to MFNSFRNESPCEAEQVWSYHTLIEELLNTEAEDNTDMGGTIEDEDEGSDDPNLQELNAFRAQWMSELKPSSDMSGLNSRMLRSKGLKRAQDIAMEEKATELFLRAVEEEQNGAVYEAIKFYRMAMQLVPDIEFKINYSRPSDADRVGGNYMEDNDVDGEIEDLLAYFEQQLTLESFPKICTPELDLTQMHISALPREILMYIFRWVVSSDLDMRALEQLSLVCRGFYICARDPEIWHSACLRVWGRNCTKLVPFKSWREMFLQRPRVRFDGVYISKTSYIRQGEESLDGFYRAWHHVEYYRYLRFFPDGFVIMLTTPEDPLSIVPRLRTKNIRMDSALLGHFRLSQETDNQTKVFAVVCKKKEEKATEFQRNRFCRRNPAPEAEHNFHVGLHLSSGGRQSFSKLVWIHHSCHITYKLTGETVITAFDLDSMYTPFFFARVKSYTAFSEQPL, encoded by the exons ATGTTTAACAGTTTTAGAAATGAGTCTCCTTGTGAAGCGGAGCAGGTTTGGAGCTACCACACTCTGATAGAGGAGCTGCTCAACACAGAG GCTGAAGATAATACAGATATGGGAGGTACTATCgaggatgaagatgaaggaTCAGATGACCCAAATCTTCAG GAGCTCAATGCGTTCAGAGCTCAATGGATGTCCGAACTCAAACCGAGCTCTGACATGAGTGGACTGAACAGCCGAATGCTGCGATCGAAAGGTCTGAAGAGGGCACAAGATATCGCCATGGAAGAGAAA GCCACAGAGCTGTTCTTGAGAGCTGTTGAGGAGGAGCAGAATGGAGCTGTCTATGAGG CTATCAAGTTCTATCGCATGGCTATGCAGCTTGTGCCTGACATTGAGTTTAAAATCAACTACAGCCGTCCTTCTGATGCAGACCGAGTTGGAGGAAACTA CATGGAAGACAATGATGTTGATGGTGAGATCGAGGATCTACTTGCCTACTTCGAGCAGCAGCTCACACTGGAAAGCTTTCCAAAGATCTGCACTCCTGAGTTGGATTTGACTCAGATGCACATTTCAG CCTTGCCGCGGGAAATCCTGATGTACATATTTCGTTGGGTAGTGTCGAGTGATCTGGACATGCGAGCCCTGGAGCAGCTCTCTTTGGTTTGCCGCGGGTTTTACATTTGTGCAAG GGACCCTGAGATTTGGCACTCAGCCTGTCTAAGAGTGTGGGGACGGAACTGCACCAAACTGGTGCCCTTCAAATCCTGGAGGGAGATGTTTCTGCAAAGGCCTCGTGTCCGTTTTGATG GTGTTTACATCAGCAAGACATCATACATTCGTCAAGGAGAGGAATCCCTGGATGGATTTTACAGGGCTTGGCATCATGTTGAGTACTACAG GTACCTCCGGTTCTTCCCTGACGGCTTCGTCATCATGCTGACCACCCCTGAGGACCCTCTGTCCATTGTTCCTCGCTTGCGTACCAAGAACATCAG AATGGATTCTGCTCTGCTCGGTCATTTCCGTCTGTCACAGGAGACAGATAATCAAACCAAAGTTTTTGCTGTTGTCTGCAAGAAAAAGGAGGAG AAAGCGACCGAGTTTCAAAGGAATCGGTTCTGCAGGCGGAACCCAGCTCCGGAGGCTGAACACAACTTCCACGTGGGACTACATCTGTCCTCTGGGGGGCGTCAGAGTTTCAGTAAGCTGGTGTGGATCCACCACTCCTGCCACATCACTTACAA GCTCACCGGGGAAACAGTTATCACAGCGTTTGACCTGGACAGCATGTACACACCCTTCTTCTTTGCACGCGTGAAGAGTTACACTGCTTTCTCCGAGCAGCCTCTTTAA
- the fbxo9 gene encoding F-box only protein 9 isoform X2, which yields MFNSFRNESPCEAEQVWSYHTLIEELLNTEAEDNTDMGGTIEDEDEGSDDPNLQQELNAFRAQWMSELKPSSDMSGLNSRMLRSKGLKRAQDIAMEEKATELFLRAVEEEQNGAVYEAIKFYRMAMQLVPDIEFKINYSRPSDADRVGGNYMEDNDVDGEIEDLLAYFEQQLTLESFPKICTPELDLTQMHISALPREILMYIFRWVVSSDLDMRALEQLSLVCRGFYICARDPEIWHSACLRVWGRNCTKLVPFKSWREMFLQRPRVRFDGVYISKTSYIRQGEESLDGFYRAWHHVEYYRYLRFFPDGFVIMLTTPEDPLSIVPRLRTKNIRMDSALLGHFRLSQETDNQTKVFAVVCKKKEEKATEFQRNRFCRRNPAPEAEHNFHVGLHLSSGGRQSFSKLVWIHHSCHITYKLTGETVITAFDLDSMYTPFFFARVKSYTAFSEQPL from the exons ATGTTTAACAGTTTTAGAAATGAGTCTCCTTGTGAAGCGGAGCAGGTTTGGAGCTACCACACTCTGATAGAGGAGCTGCTCAACACAGAG GCTGAAGATAATACAGATATGGGAGGTACTATCgaggatgaagatgaaggaTCAGATGACCCAAATCTTCAG CAGGAGCTCAATGCGTTCAGAGCTCAATGGATGTCCGAACTCAAACCGAGCTCTGACATGAGTGGACTGAACAGCCGAATGCTGCGATCGAAAGGTCTGAAGAGGGCACAAGATATCGCCATGGAAGAGAAA GCCACAGAGCTGTTCTTGAGAGCTGTTGAGGAGGAGCAGAATGGAGCTGTCTATGAGG CTATCAAGTTCTATCGCATGGCTATGCAGCTTGTGCCTGACATTGAGTTTAAAATCAACTACAGCCGTCCTTCTGATGCAGACCGAGTTGGAGGAAACTA CATGGAAGACAATGATGTTGATGGTGAGATCGAGGATCTACTTGCCTACTTCGAGCAGCAGCTCACACTGGAAAGCTTTCCAAAGATCTGCACTCCTGAGTTGGATTTGACTCAGATGCACATTTCAG CCTTGCCGCGGGAAATCCTGATGTACATATTTCGTTGGGTAGTGTCGAGTGATCTGGACATGCGAGCCCTGGAGCAGCTCTCTTTGGTTTGCCGCGGGTTTTACATTTGTGCAAG GGACCCTGAGATTTGGCACTCAGCCTGTCTAAGAGTGTGGGGACGGAACTGCACCAAACTGGTGCCCTTCAAATCCTGGAGGGAGATGTTTCTGCAAAGGCCTCGTGTCCGTTTTGATG GTGTTTACATCAGCAAGACATCATACATTCGTCAAGGAGAGGAATCCCTGGATGGATTTTACAGGGCTTGGCATCATGTTGAGTACTACAG GTACCTCCGGTTCTTCCCTGACGGCTTCGTCATCATGCTGACCACCCCTGAGGACCCTCTGTCCATTGTTCCTCGCTTGCGTACCAAGAACATCAG AATGGATTCTGCTCTGCTCGGTCATTTCCGTCTGTCACAGGAGACAGATAATCAAACCAAAGTTTTTGCTGTTGTCTGCAAGAAAAAGGAGGAG AAAGCGACCGAGTTTCAAAGGAATCGGTTCTGCAGGCGGAACCCAGCTCCGGAGGCTGAACACAACTTCCACGTGGGACTACATCTGTCCTCTGGGGGGCGTCAGAGTTTCAGTAAGCTGGTGTGGATCCACCACTCCTGCCACATCACTTACAA GCTCACCGGGGAAACAGTTATCACAGCGTTTGACCTGGACAGCATGTACACACCCTTCTTCTTTGCACGCGTGAAGAGTTACACTGCTTTCTCCGAGCAGCCTCTTTAA
- the fbxo9 gene encoding F-box only protein 9 isoform X5 codes for MGGTIEDEDEGSDDPNLQVRVPLQCGHTQELNAFRAQWMSELKPSSDMSGLNSRMLRSKGLKRAQDIAMEEKATELFLRAVEEEQNGAVYEAIKFYRMAMQLVPDIEFKINYSRPSDADRVGGNYMEDNDVDGEIEDLLAYFEQQLTLESFPKICTPELDLTQMHISALPREILMYIFRWVVSSDLDMRALEQLSLVCRGFYICARDPEIWHSACLRVWGRNCTKLVPFKSWREMFLQRPRVRFDGVYISKTSYIRQGEESLDGFYRAWHHVEYYRYLRFFPDGFVIMLTTPEDPLSIVPRLRTKNIRMDSALLGHFRLSQETDNQTKVFAVVCKKKEEKATEFQRNRFCRRNPAPEAEHNFHVGLHLSSGGRQSFSKLVWIHHSCHITYKLTGETVITAFDLDSMYTPFFFARVKSYTAFSEQPL; via the exons ATGGGAGGTACTATCgaggatgaagatgaaggaTCAGATGACCCAAATCTTCAGGTGAGAGTTCCTCTACAGTGTGGACATACA CAGGAGCTCAATGCGTTCAGAGCTCAATGGATGTCCGAACTCAAACCGAGCTCTGACATGAGTGGACTGAACAGCCGAATGCTGCGATCGAAAGGTCTGAAGAGGGCACAAGATATCGCCATGGAAGAGAAA GCCACAGAGCTGTTCTTGAGAGCTGTTGAGGAGGAGCAGAATGGAGCTGTCTATGAGG CTATCAAGTTCTATCGCATGGCTATGCAGCTTGTGCCTGACATTGAGTTTAAAATCAACTACAGCCGTCCTTCTGATGCAGACCGAGTTGGAGGAAACTA CATGGAAGACAATGATGTTGATGGTGAGATCGAGGATCTACTTGCCTACTTCGAGCAGCAGCTCACACTGGAAAGCTTTCCAAAGATCTGCACTCCTGAGTTGGATTTGACTCAGATGCACATTTCAG CCTTGCCGCGGGAAATCCTGATGTACATATTTCGTTGGGTAGTGTCGAGTGATCTGGACATGCGAGCCCTGGAGCAGCTCTCTTTGGTTTGCCGCGGGTTTTACATTTGTGCAAG GGACCCTGAGATTTGGCACTCAGCCTGTCTAAGAGTGTGGGGACGGAACTGCACCAAACTGGTGCCCTTCAAATCCTGGAGGGAGATGTTTCTGCAAAGGCCTCGTGTCCGTTTTGATG GTGTTTACATCAGCAAGACATCATACATTCGTCAAGGAGAGGAATCCCTGGATGGATTTTACAGGGCTTGGCATCATGTTGAGTACTACAG GTACCTCCGGTTCTTCCCTGACGGCTTCGTCATCATGCTGACCACCCCTGAGGACCCTCTGTCCATTGTTCCTCGCTTGCGTACCAAGAACATCAG AATGGATTCTGCTCTGCTCGGTCATTTCCGTCTGTCACAGGAGACAGATAATCAAACCAAAGTTTTTGCTGTTGTCTGCAAGAAAAAGGAGGAG AAAGCGACCGAGTTTCAAAGGAATCGGTTCTGCAGGCGGAACCCAGCTCCGGAGGCTGAACACAACTTCCACGTGGGACTACATCTGTCCTCTGGGGGGCGTCAGAGTTTCAGTAAGCTGGTGTGGATCCACCACTCCTGCCACATCACTTACAA GCTCACCGGGGAAACAGTTATCACAGCGTTTGACCTGGACAGCATGTACACACCCTTCTTCTTTGCACGCGTGAAGAGTTACACTGCTTTCTCCGAGCAGCCTCTTTAA
- the fbxo9 gene encoding F-box only protein 9 isoform X9 yields the protein MGGTIEDEDEGSDDPNLQELNAFRAQWMSELKPSSDMSGLNSRMLRSKGLKRAQDIAMEEKATELFLRAVEEEQNGAVYEAIKFYRMAMQLVPDIEFKINYSRPSDADRVGGNYMEDNDVDGEIEDLLAYFEQQLTLESFPKICTPELDLTQMHISALPREILMYIFRWVVSSDLDMRALEQLSLVCRGFYICARDPEIWHSACLRVWGRNCTKLVPFKSWREMFLQRPRVRFDGVYISKTSYIRQGEESLDGFYRAWHHVEYYRYLRFFPDGFVIMLTTPEDPLSIVPRLRTKNIRMDSALLGHFRLSQETDNQTKVFAVVCKKKEEKATEFQRNRFCRRNPAPEAEHNFHVGLHLSSGGRQSFSKLVWIHHSCHITYKLTGETVITAFDLDSMYTPFFFARVKSYTAFSEQPL from the exons ATGGGAGGTACTATCgaggatgaagatgaaggaTCAGATGACCCAAATCTTCAG GAGCTCAATGCGTTCAGAGCTCAATGGATGTCCGAACTCAAACCGAGCTCTGACATGAGTGGACTGAACAGCCGAATGCTGCGATCGAAAGGTCTGAAGAGGGCACAAGATATCGCCATGGAAGAGAAA GCCACAGAGCTGTTCTTGAGAGCTGTTGAGGAGGAGCAGAATGGAGCTGTCTATGAGG CTATCAAGTTCTATCGCATGGCTATGCAGCTTGTGCCTGACATTGAGTTTAAAATCAACTACAGCCGTCCTTCTGATGCAGACCGAGTTGGAGGAAACTA CATGGAAGACAATGATGTTGATGGTGAGATCGAGGATCTACTTGCCTACTTCGAGCAGCAGCTCACACTGGAAAGCTTTCCAAAGATCTGCACTCCTGAGTTGGATTTGACTCAGATGCACATTTCAG CCTTGCCGCGGGAAATCCTGATGTACATATTTCGTTGGGTAGTGTCGAGTGATCTGGACATGCGAGCCCTGGAGCAGCTCTCTTTGGTTTGCCGCGGGTTTTACATTTGTGCAAG GGACCCTGAGATTTGGCACTCAGCCTGTCTAAGAGTGTGGGGACGGAACTGCACCAAACTGGTGCCCTTCAAATCCTGGAGGGAGATGTTTCTGCAAAGGCCTCGTGTCCGTTTTGATG GTGTTTACATCAGCAAGACATCATACATTCGTCAAGGAGAGGAATCCCTGGATGGATTTTACAGGGCTTGGCATCATGTTGAGTACTACAG GTACCTCCGGTTCTTCCCTGACGGCTTCGTCATCATGCTGACCACCCCTGAGGACCCTCTGTCCATTGTTCCTCGCTTGCGTACCAAGAACATCAG AATGGATTCTGCTCTGCTCGGTCATTTCCGTCTGTCACAGGAGACAGATAATCAAACCAAAGTTTTTGCTGTTGTCTGCAAGAAAAAGGAGGAG AAAGCGACCGAGTTTCAAAGGAATCGGTTCTGCAGGCGGAACCCAGCTCCGGAGGCTGAACACAACTTCCACGTGGGACTACATCTGTCCTCTGGGGGGCGTCAGAGTTTCAGTAAGCTGGTGTGGATCCACCACTCCTGCCACATCACTTACAA GCTCACCGGGGAAACAGTTATCACAGCGTTTGACCTGGACAGCATGTACACACCCTTCTTCTTTGCACGCGTGAAGAGTTACACTGCTTTCTCCGAGCAGCCTCTTTAA
- the fbxo9 gene encoding F-box only protein 9 isoform X4 produces the protein MAEDNTDMGGTIEDEDEGSDDPNLQVRVPLQCGHTQELNAFRAQWMSELKPSSDMSGLNSRMLRSKGLKRAQDIAMEEKATELFLRAVEEEQNGAVYEAIKFYRMAMQLVPDIEFKINYSRPSDADRVGGNYMEDNDVDGEIEDLLAYFEQQLTLESFPKICTPELDLTQMHISALPREILMYIFRWVVSSDLDMRALEQLSLVCRGFYICARDPEIWHSACLRVWGRNCTKLVPFKSWREMFLQRPRVRFDGVYISKTSYIRQGEESLDGFYRAWHHVEYYRYLRFFPDGFVIMLTTPEDPLSIVPRLRTKNIRMDSALLGHFRLSQETDNQTKVFAVVCKKKEEKATEFQRNRFCRRNPAPEAEHNFHVGLHLSSGGRQSFSKLVWIHHSCHITYKLTGETVITAFDLDSMYTPFFFARVKSYTAFSEQPL, from the exons ATG GCTGAAGATAATACAGATATGGGAGGTACTATCgaggatgaagatgaaggaTCAGATGACCCAAATCTTCAGGTGAGAGTTCCTCTACAGTGTGGACATACA CAGGAGCTCAATGCGTTCAGAGCTCAATGGATGTCCGAACTCAAACCGAGCTCTGACATGAGTGGACTGAACAGCCGAATGCTGCGATCGAAAGGTCTGAAGAGGGCACAAGATATCGCCATGGAAGAGAAA GCCACAGAGCTGTTCTTGAGAGCTGTTGAGGAGGAGCAGAATGGAGCTGTCTATGAGG CTATCAAGTTCTATCGCATGGCTATGCAGCTTGTGCCTGACATTGAGTTTAAAATCAACTACAGCCGTCCTTCTGATGCAGACCGAGTTGGAGGAAACTA CATGGAAGACAATGATGTTGATGGTGAGATCGAGGATCTACTTGCCTACTTCGAGCAGCAGCTCACACTGGAAAGCTTTCCAAAGATCTGCACTCCTGAGTTGGATTTGACTCAGATGCACATTTCAG CCTTGCCGCGGGAAATCCTGATGTACATATTTCGTTGGGTAGTGTCGAGTGATCTGGACATGCGAGCCCTGGAGCAGCTCTCTTTGGTTTGCCGCGGGTTTTACATTTGTGCAAG GGACCCTGAGATTTGGCACTCAGCCTGTCTAAGAGTGTGGGGACGGAACTGCACCAAACTGGTGCCCTTCAAATCCTGGAGGGAGATGTTTCTGCAAAGGCCTCGTGTCCGTTTTGATG GTGTTTACATCAGCAAGACATCATACATTCGTCAAGGAGAGGAATCCCTGGATGGATTTTACAGGGCTTGGCATCATGTTGAGTACTACAG GTACCTCCGGTTCTTCCCTGACGGCTTCGTCATCATGCTGACCACCCCTGAGGACCCTCTGTCCATTGTTCCTCGCTTGCGTACCAAGAACATCAG AATGGATTCTGCTCTGCTCGGTCATTTCCGTCTGTCACAGGAGACAGATAATCAAACCAAAGTTTTTGCTGTTGTCTGCAAGAAAAAGGAGGAG AAAGCGACCGAGTTTCAAAGGAATCGGTTCTGCAGGCGGAACCCAGCTCCGGAGGCTGAACACAACTTCCACGTGGGACTACATCTGTCCTCTGGGGGGCGTCAGAGTTTCAGTAAGCTGGTGTGGATCCACCACTCCTGCCACATCACTTACAA GCTCACCGGGGAAACAGTTATCACAGCGTTTGACCTGGACAGCATGTACACACCCTTCTTCTTTGCACGCGTGAAGAGTTACACTGCTTTCTCCGAGCAGCCTCTTTAA
- the fbxo9 gene encoding F-box only protein 9 isoform X1 has translation MFNSFRNESPCEAEQVWSYHTLIEELLNTEAEDNTDMGGTIEDEDEGSDDPNLQVRVPLQCGHTQELNAFRAQWMSELKPSSDMSGLNSRMLRSKGLKRAQDIAMEEKATELFLRAVEEEQNGAVYEAIKFYRMAMQLVPDIEFKINYSRPSDADRVGGNYMEDNDVDGEIEDLLAYFEQQLTLESFPKICTPELDLTQMHISALPREILMYIFRWVVSSDLDMRALEQLSLVCRGFYICARDPEIWHSACLRVWGRNCTKLVPFKSWREMFLQRPRVRFDGVYISKTSYIRQGEESLDGFYRAWHHVEYYRYLRFFPDGFVIMLTTPEDPLSIVPRLRTKNIRMDSALLGHFRLSQETDNQTKVFAVVCKKKEEKATEFQRNRFCRRNPAPEAEHNFHVGLHLSSGGRQSFSKLVWIHHSCHITYKLTGETVITAFDLDSMYTPFFFARVKSYTAFSEQPL, from the exons ATGTTTAACAGTTTTAGAAATGAGTCTCCTTGTGAAGCGGAGCAGGTTTGGAGCTACCACACTCTGATAGAGGAGCTGCTCAACACAGAG GCTGAAGATAATACAGATATGGGAGGTACTATCgaggatgaagatgaaggaTCAGATGACCCAAATCTTCAGGTGAGAGTTCCTCTACAGTGTGGACATACA CAGGAGCTCAATGCGTTCAGAGCTCAATGGATGTCCGAACTCAAACCGAGCTCTGACATGAGTGGACTGAACAGCCGAATGCTGCGATCGAAAGGTCTGAAGAGGGCACAAGATATCGCCATGGAAGAGAAA GCCACAGAGCTGTTCTTGAGAGCTGTTGAGGAGGAGCAGAATGGAGCTGTCTATGAGG CTATCAAGTTCTATCGCATGGCTATGCAGCTTGTGCCTGACATTGAGTTTAAAATCAACTACAGCCGTCCTTCTGATGCAGACCGAGTTGGAGGAAACTA CATGGAAGACAATGATGTTGATGGTGAGATCGAGGATCTACTTGCCTACTTCGAGCAGCAGCTCACACTGGAAAGCTTTCCAAAGATCTGCACTCCTGAGTTGGATTTGACTCAGATGCACATTTCAG CCTTGCCGCGGGAAATCCTGATGTACATATTTCGTTGGGTAGTGTCGAGTGATCTGGACATGCGAGCCCTGGAGCAGCTCTCTTTGGTTTGCCGCGGGTTTTACATTTGTGCAAG GGACCCTGAGATTTGGCACTCAGCCTGTCTAAGAGTGTGGGGACGGAACTGCACCAAACTGGTGCCCTTCAAATCCTGGAGGGAGATGTTTCTGCAAAGGCCTCGTGTCCGTTTTGATG GTGTTTACATCAGCAAGACATCATACATTCGTCAAGGAGAGGAATCCCTGGATGGATTTTACAGGGCTTGGCATCATGTTGAGTACTACAG GTACCTCCGGTTCTTCCCTGACGGCTTCGTCATCATGCTGACCACCCCTGAGGACCCTCTGTCCATTGTTCCTCGCTTGCGTACCAAGAACATCAG AATGGATTCTGCTCTGCTCGGTCATTTCCGTCTGTCACAGGAGACAGATAATCAAACCAAAGTTTTTGCTGTTGTCTGCAAGAAAAAGGAGGAG AAAGCGACCGAGTTTCAAAGGAATCGGTTCTGCAGGCGGAACCCAGCTCCGGAGGCTGAACACAACTTCCACGTGGGACTACATCTGTCCTCTGGGGGGCGTCAGAGTTTCAGTAAGCTGGTGTGGATCCACCACTCCTGCCACATCACTTACAA GCTCACCGGGGAAACAGTTATCACAGCGTTTGACCTGGACAGCATGTACACACCCTTCTTCTTTGCACGCGTGAAGAGTTACACTGCTTTCTCCGAGCAGCCTCTTTAA
- the fbxo9 gene encoding F-box only protein 9 isoform X6, with amino-acid sequence MAEDNTDMGGTIEDEDEGSDDPNLQQELNAFRAQWMSELKPSSDMSGLNSRMLRSKGLKRAQDIAMEEKATELFLRAVEEEQNGAVYEAIKFYRMAMQLVPDIEFKINYSRPSDADRVGGNYMEDNDVDGEIEDLLAYFEQQLTLESFPKICTPELDLTQMHISALPREILMYIFRWVVSSDLDMRALEQLSLVCRGFYICARDPEIWHSACLRVWGRNCTKLVPFKSWREMFLQRPRVRFDGVYISKTSYIRQGEESLDGFYRAWHHVEYYRYLRFFPDGFVIMLTTPEDPLSIVPRLRTKNIRMDSALLGHFRLSQETDNQTKVFAVVCKKKEEKATEFQRNRFCRRNPAPEAEHNFHVGLHLSSGGRQSFSKLVWIHHSCHITYKLTGETVITAFDLDSMYTPFFFARVKSYTAFSEQPL; translated from the exons ATG GCTGAAGATAATACAGATATGGGAGGTACTATCgaggatgaagatgaaggaTCAGATGACCCAAATCTTCAG CAGGAGCTCAATGCGTTCAGAGCTCAATGGATGTCCGAACTCAAACCGAGCTCTGACATGAGTGGACTGAACAGCCGAATGCTGCGATCGAAAGGTCTGAAGAGGGCACAAGATATCGCCATGGAAGAGAAA GCCACAGAGCTGTTCTTGAGAGCTGTTGAGGAGGAGCAGAATGGAGCTGTCTATGAGG CTATCAAGTTCTATCGCATGGCTATGCAGCTTGTGCCTGACATTGAGTTTAAAATCAACTACAGCCGTCCTTCTGATGCAGACCGAGTTGGAGGAAACTA CATGGAAGACAATGATGTTGATGGTGAGATCGAGGATCTACTTGCCTACTTCGAGCAGCAGCTCACACTGGAAAGCTTTCCAAAGATCTGCACTCCTGAGTTGGATTTGACTCAGATGCACATTTCAG CCTTGCCGCGGGAAATCCTGATGTACATATTTCGTTGGGTAGTGTCGAGTGATCTGGACATGCGAGCCCTGGAGCAGCTCTCTTTGGTTTGCCGCGGGTTTTACATTTGTGCAAG GGACCCTGAGATTTGGCACTCAGCCTGTCTAAGAGTGTGGGGACGGAACTGCACCAAACTGGTGCCCTTCAAATCCTGGAGGGAGATGTTTCTGCAAAGGCCTCGTGTCCGTTTTGATG GTGTTTACATCAGCAAGACATCATACATTCGTCAAGGAGAGGAATCCCTGGATGGATTTTACAGGGCTTGGCATCATGTTGAGTACTACAG GTACCTCCGGTTCTTCCCTGACGGCTTCGTCATCATGCTGACCACCCCTGAGGACCCTCTGTCCATTGTTCCTCGCTTGCGTACCAAGAACATCAG AATGGATTCTGCTCTGCTCGGTCATTTCCGTCTGTCACAGGAGACAGATAATCAAACCAAAGTTTTTGCTGTTGTCTGCAAGAAAAAGGAGGAG AAAGCGACCGAGTTTCAAAGGAATCGGTTCTGCAGGCGGAACCCAGCTCCGGAGGCTGAACACAACTTCCACGTGGGACTACATCTGTCCTCTGGGGGGCGTCAGAGTTTCAGTAAGCTGGTGTGGATCCACCACTCCTGCCACATCACTTACAA GCTCACCGGGGAAACAGTTATCACAGCGTTTGACCTGGACAGCATGTACACACCCTTCTTCTTTGCACGCGTGAAGAGTTACACTGCTTTCTCCGAGCAGCCTCTTTAA